taccttctgtggcagagaattccacagattcaccactctctgtgtgtgaaaaaaaatgttctcctcatctcggtcctaaaagattttccccttatccttaaactgtgtgtgtggccccttgttctggacttccccaacatcgggaacaatcttcctgcatctagcctgtccaaccccttaagaatttgtaagtttctataagatccccccctcaatcttctcaattctaacgagtacaagccgagtctatccagtctttcttcatatgaaagtccctgccatcccaggaatcagtctggtgaaccttctctgtactccctctatggcaataatgtccttcctcagatttggagaccaaaactgtacgcaatactccaggtgtggtctcaccaagaccctgtacaactgcagtagaacctccctgctcctatactcaaatccttttgcaatgaatggccttcctcatattgaatggcgaatggtgcaggctcgaagggctgaatggcctctactcctgcacctgttgcctattgagttgctccagcacttcctGTATTGTCCCTTTAAACCTGGTTTGGGGGAGGGGCGACATGATGGACAGGGGGCCGAGCCAATGAGCAGGGAGGCGGTGCCGCCGACGTCCAATCAgcgggggagtgggcgggactgaGGCGGCGCTGTCCAATGAACGACCGGGATACGTCACGGGCCACGATCCCATTGGCGGAGGGGACGAGGGGGAGGCGGGATTTTATGAGGTCATCTGAACCAATCAGATGACGAGCGGGATTGACGGGCGGCCAGGTCGTCCAATGGGAGCGCGGTGAGGGCGGGATTGTCCAATCAGAGGGGCGGGACATCGAACCAATCAGTGAAACTTCACGGGCCACGATCCCATTGGTGGAGGGGGCGGGATCTTCGGAGGTCATCTAAGCCAATCAGATGACGAGAGTGGGGTGACGGACGGCCCGTTTATCCAATGGGGGCGCGGGGTGGGCGGGACTTCGCGCCGTCATAGGAACCAATCAGACGACGACAGTTTGTGACGGACGGCCAATCAGGAGGGCGGGTTATCGTGTCGCCATCAGAACCAATCAGACGACGACATTTTATGACTGGCGGCCCGTTTATCCAATGGAGGCGCGCGGCGAGGGCGGGACGGGGCGTGATTGTCCAATCAGAGGgtgtttgtgtgggggagggCGGGTTATCGAGTCGGGATCAGAACCAATGAGATGCCGAGACTGGGGGACGGACGGCCCGTTTGTCCAATGGAGGCGAGGGCGAGATGTGATTGTCCAATGGGGTGCGGAGGTTCGTGATAGTGGGGGCGGGACTTCGCGCCGTCATATGAACCAATCAAATGGAGAGACTGGGTGACGGACGGCCCGATTATCCAATGAGATGCCGAGACTGGGTGACTGGCGGCCCGTTGGTCCAATGGCGGCGCGGATGATTGTCCAATGGGGTGCGGAGGTTCGTGAGAGTGGGGGGCGGGACTTCGCGCCGTCGCATGAACCAATCAGACGACGACAGTTTGTGACTGGCGGCCCGCTGGTCCAATGGAGGCGCGGCGAGGGCGGGACGGATCGAGATTGTCCAATCAGAGGgtgtttgtgtgggggagggCGGGATTGTCCAATCAGGAGGGCGGGTTATCGCGTCGGGATCAGAACCAATCAAATGGAGAGACTGGGTGACGGACGGCCCGGTTATCCAATGGAGGCGAGGGCGAGACGTGATTGTCCAATGGGGTGCGGAGGTTTGTGTGAGGGAGGAGGGGCGGGACTGGTGCGTGGTGTTTCCGGATCCGGTGcccggcccctccccccccacggcGGCAGTTGGCGGCGGTAGATCGAGCGAGCGAGAGAGACAGACCGTGTGAGGGAAGATGGTGGCGAAGCAGCGGATCCGGATGGCCAACGAGAAGCACAGCAAGAACATCACCCAGCGCGGCAACGTGGCGCGGAGCACGGTGAGTGGAGCCGGAGCCCGGAGCCCGGGgcccgggggggaggggagggaacggCCGGTGGGGCCGAGCGGCCGCTGTTTacgtggctctctctctctcgccccagtCCCCGACGCGCCTGCGTCATCACGCACACACCCCCTGACCGACGGCCGGGCCGGCCAATGGGAGGGCGGGCGGGGCGGGCGTGGTTGGCGGGGACGGCTGTGATTGGCGGAGACGCCCGTCGGTCAGGGGGGAGGTCCCGCCTCCCTCGTCTGACGGCGGCcaatggggtgggagagaggaagggggggcggGGACATGGGCTGCCAGCTCATCACTGGAGCCAGTGgatgatgatggggggggggggatcccagTGCTGGATACCCCTGGACACTTACACTGGACAGAGAGGGGATCCCAGTGGGGGGATACccctggaggggggggaggggggggtgaggaatcCCCTGCATACCccctgggacacagaggagagagagaggggggggaatccCAGTGCTGGATACCCCTGGACCCTTGGGGACACTGGAGCCCAGTGGGataccctgggggggggggggggggtgggatcccCTGGATACTGGGGacacagaggggagagagaggagggggggggatccCAGTGCTGGATACCCCTGGATGCTACACTgggacagagaggggagggggagatcccAGTGCTGGATACCCCTGGATACTACACTGGGACAGAGAGGGGATCCCAGTGGGGGATACCACTGGGACTGGAGAGGGGATACCAGTGATACTATACCCCTGGACAGAgacactgggacaggggggatcccAGTGCTGGACACCCCTGGATACTTACACTGGAgccagtggatggggggggggggggggggggtgaggaatcCCCTGCACTaggacacagagggagagagagagggggggggggattcccaGTGCTGGATACCCCTGGACCCTTACACTGGACAgagaggggatgtggggggggggctggaatcCCCTGCACTGGGACACAGAGGGagagtggatgtggggggggggatccaGTGAGGGCACCCCCTGGACCTTACACTGGgacagaggggtggagggagaggggtgggcggGATCCCAGTGCTGGGCTACCAGCTCACCCTTACactggagccagtggatgtgggggggggggaggaggatccCCTgaggacagagggggagagagagagatagaggggggggatcCCAGTGCTGGACACCCCTGGACCTTACACTGCgacagaggggtggagggagagggggaggcggGACATGGGCTGCCAGCTCAGCACTGGAgccagtggatgggggggggggggggggcgagaatccCCTGCACTGggacagaagggggagagagagatagaggggggggggatcccaGTGCTGGATACCCCTGGACCCTACactggggcaggggggggggggggaggagagagagagagagagagagagaggagaggggggggggggcacccagTGCTGGATATCCCTGGATACTACACTGGGACAGAGGggaagagagacgggggggggggatcccTGTGCTGGATACCCCATGGACCCTTACactggagccagtggatgtgggggggagggtgaggaatCCCCTACACTGGgacagaggggtggagagagatggagggggggagtcCCAGTGTACCCCTGGACCCCTTACAccggggcagaggggagagggggtagatccAGTGTGGACTGGCCACCCCTCGCCCCCAATGtcccagtgtagggggggggggcagaagtcccagtgctgaacactactGGACCCCTGCTCTGGGACAGTGGGGAGAGCTCCCAGTGCTGCATACCCCCCCTACCCCGGGTACCACTAGGGCCGTGGAGTGGGCCAGAGggtagggtggagggggaggcagTCCGAGAGCTTGCAACCCCTTGGCCCGAGAGACTGTGATAACTTGTGGGTCAATAGCGGTAAGGTTCTAGAAACTACAGTGTGGCCATTACATGAGTGTGCATGGTGCGGTGACATGTACTGATGGACCATAGCACGAGAGACTGAATATTGAGCAAAAGAGAATCAAAGTGCCGGATGAACTGAGTAGTTCGGGCAGCATACGCGGAGGCAGTTTAGTTGTACCGTTGCGGAAAGACAAGGCAGAGGTGTAGTCAATCTGGCACTAAATGTTCTTCCCTTAATCccgcatctatacactgtggacggctgtaCAGcctatccgctgactggttagagcacaacaaaaaagctttccactgtacctcacggTATGTGACAATAACGCTGTTATGGGTCTTTTCAGCTTGGTGAAATCACTGGTTCTTGGTTATCAAGGGTGTCAAAGGCTATGGGAAGAAGGCCGGAggaattggggttgagaggggacaaaatagatcagctgtgatcgaaTGGCCAAGCAGGCTCAaggggccaatagacaataggtgcaggagtaggccatttggcccttcgagccagtcaatgtggtcatggctgatcatccacaatcagtaccccgttcctgccttctccccatatcccttgactccgctaactttaagagccctatccagctctctcttgaaagcatccagagaaccggcctccaccgccctctgaggcagataattccacagactcaccactctctgtgagaaaaagtgtttcctcgtctccgttctaaatggcttactccttatccttaaataaggctgaatggcctaaccctGCTCCTATGGCTATTAAGGAGAGGGAAGATTTGAAAGGGCATTGACCGGAGGACTGTGACCCCCCCTGGAACATCCCTGACCTCCTGTGATCAGTGTATTACAGCAAGCTCAGCAACACTGCCATGGccatgcctgtctgtctgtctgtctgtctgcgcaGTCTCCCTGTGTTTCAGTGGGAGTTGTTATCTTCAGATTAGCCCTCGTCTTTCCCAATTGTCGCTGAACaatggaataacgttcagtgcaaggtaaagccaacaacgtcccatcaaggatagtccgagggtcaccgaagAGGCAGATAGCAGTTCAGTGctgatcatcccaccacaaccagagagcagtgcagcTGAACGACCATCTACCTTCTATGGACcctggtgtgaagaagggtctcgacccgaaacatccagatacgctgcctgtcccatagaaacatagaaagtaggtggtggaggaggccattcggcccttcattgtgactaattaacctacaaacctgtacacctttggagcgtgggagaaaccctacgcggtctcagggagaacgtactagctctgtacagacagcacccatagtcaggatcgaacctggggatgtggggagaaggcaggaacggggtactgattggggatgatcagccatgatcacattgaatggcgatgctggctcgaagggccgaatggcctactcctgcacctattgtctattgggtctctgtcgatgtaaggcagcaactctactgtgctgccccatatTACAATGCAGGTGTTTATGGTGGAACCTGTCCCTTGCGGAGAACCTTGCCCTTCTCCAAGGCCAGCACCAGCCAAACACTGACCTAGTGTAACCCTGGCCTTCTGCTTGAACCTGCGGTGATGTGGGGACATGGACCTTCTCCTTCACTGCCTCTTCCCACCAACGTTCCCCACTTCTGCCCAACTCCACTCAGCTCATCTCCGTCTGACCTAAGATGTCCTCTGTCAATTTCACTCCCTTCAtctacgctgcctgacctgctgacttccatcagacaaaggagcagaatttggccattcggcccatccagtctgctcTGCAAtttgatcttggctgatcttttttttctcccccgTCAAcctcatttcctgccttctccccgtaacctttcacACCTTCCCTAATGAAGAACCGAtcaatttccgctttaaaaaCACCCGATGACTTGTGGTCtccgacagattcaccaccctctggctgaagaaattcctcctcacctccttcctaaaagaacatcctttaattctgatgctgtgccctctagtcctagactctcccactggtggcaagattcctctccacatccgctctatccaggacTTTTAGTTATTTTGTGCTGCCCGACCTgtagagttactccggcactttgtgttttactcaggatTGGGGCCACGGGGTGTCCATTGGAGAGCATTAGGGGTTagcaggatactgagtggatgatcagcatggGTGGGGGGTGCAGGGAAGGGGTAATGGATTTTCTAGGAGTtagggcgggcggggggggtggggcgggggtgggggggggtaatggaggggtgaggggggggagggtgttagggggggggaggggtagggggtaagggggggggtggagggggggggggggggggggggggggtggggaggggtgggggaggggggggggggggggggggtggggggggggggggggagggggggggggtggggtggtgggggtgggaggggggggagtggggggggggggtggggaaggggtaatggaggggggggggtggagtgggggggggtggggaaggggtaatggagggggggtgggggggggggaaggggtaatggagggggggggtgagtgggggggggagggggaaggggtaatggagggggggggtggaggtgggggggggagtgggggggaggggaaggtgtaatggagggggggtggagtgggggggggggaaggggtaatggagaggaggaggggggggcaggggtccGCTTGTCTCCATCCACATTGacggggtgtgtggtgggggggtgggtttaTTTTAAGCGCCCCCTGCTGGAGGAGAAGGCCCCCGTTGCTCCCTGGTTATTAGCCCTCTTCGTATTTGTGGTGTGTGGATCAGGTGGGTGGTTTGtttatcctccccctccccccgtctgTCTCCGTCAGCGTGTGTACTCAGAGTGCGGCCACTCTGCCCACTGACCTGATTCTTTAATTCGTAATTTACAattctagtctagtttagagatacagcactgggcctgtgccgaccagcgatccccgcacactaacaccatcctacacccactagggacaattgttacattttccaagcctattaaccgacaaacctgtccgtctttggtgtgtgggaggaaactgaagatctcaacaaacaatagacaataggtgcaggagtaggccattcggcccttctctcttccttccctccctctctccctcactctctcctctccatctcctctccctctctcatccctccctccctctttctctgagTGATGAGGTCCATATTAAATCTTTGGATATGAAGTGGCgtttcaataggcaataggtgcaggagtagaggccattcggcccttcgagccagcaccgccattcaatgtgatcatggctgatcatccccaatcagtaccccgttcctgccttctcccctgactccgctatct
This DNA window, taken from Leucoraja erinacea ecotype New England unplaced genomic scaffold, Leri_hhj_1 Leri_51C, whole genome shotgun sequence, encodes the following:
- the LOC129694022 gene encoding stress-associated endoplasmic reticulum protein 1-like, encoding MVAKQRIRMANEKHSKNITQRGNVARSTRPLLEEKAPVAPWLLALFVFVVCGSAIFQIIQSIRMGA